One Formosa agariphila KMM 3901 genomic window, AAAAGGCTGTTGTTCCTTCTTTAAAATCTTCGGTTCCGAAACATTTACCAAATCCTTTTATTTCTTTTTTATAACCGTTAACTCCAGATTTAAATCCAGCATTTACAGATTTAATTGCTTCACCAATAGCTTTTGGTGAATTCTTCTTGATTTTATTAGCAATGCCAACACAAAACTCTAACAACTCTTCCTGTGGAACGACGTAATTTACCAGACCGTAACTTAAAGCCTGTTCCGAATTAATCATTCCAGCTGTCATAATCATTTCCATAGCCCGCCCTTTACCCACAATTTGTGGTAAACGTTGTGTACCACCATATCCCGGTATAACTCCTAAAGACACTTCTGGCAGCCCCATTTTAGCATTATCACTAGCCACTCTAAAATGACATGCCATAGCTAGTTCTAATCCGCCACCTAAAGCAAAACCATTTACAGCCGCAATAACTGGTGTCGATAAATCTTGTACAAAATTGAATAACAATTCCTGTCCTTTTTCTGCTAGTTTAGCACCTTTAGCAACATCGAAATTAGAAAATTCACTAATATCTGCTCCTGCAACAAAAGCTTTTTCTCCGCTTCCTGTAATTATAATTACGCGTGTTTCAATGTCTTTGTCGGCCGCTTTAAACGCTTTATGCAACTCTTTTATAGTATCTATATTTAATGCATTAAGTTTTTTCGGTCTATTAATGGTAATTGTCGTGATACCACCTTGAAATTCTGATAAAATATTAAAAATCATAATTTATGTTTTAGGAAAGGTAACAATAAATGTAGTGCCTTTATTTAGTTGTGTCATAAAAGTAATGTTACCATTATAAGATTCAACTATATTTTTTACCATAGCTAAACCAAGACCGGTGCCACTAGATTTTGTTGTAAACTTAGGTTCGAACACCTTCGTTTCATTCT contains:
- a CDS encoding enoyl-CoA hydratase/isomerase family protein, translating into MIFNILSEFQGGITTITINRPKKLNALNIDTIKELHKAFKAADKDIETRVIIITGSGEKAFVAGADISEFSNFDVAKGAKLAEKGQELLFNFVQDLSTPVIAAVNGFALGGGLELAMACHFRVASDNAKMGLPEVSLGVIPGYGGTQRLPQIVGKGRAMEMIMTAGMINSEQALSYGLVNYVVPQEELLEFCVGIANKIKKNSPKAIGEAIKSVNAGFKSGVNGYKKEIKGFGKCFGTEDFKEGTTAFLEKRKAEFTGK